The sequence GTCCATCACCAGCGGATCATGCGACCAACGCTCGGCGAAGGACTTGAGCGCCGGGTCACCCAGATCGGTGCGTGAGGAGTGCACCAGCATCGTCAGCGCGGCACGCACATCGGTCATGTTGTGGGCCGCCGCCAGCTGGGCCTGGGCCAGACGCACGCCCTCCTCGTCCTCGATGCTCATCAGATAGCTGAGCGCGGCATTCTTGAGGCTGCGACGCGCCATCTGCTCGAAGGTCGGCGCGTAGTCGCCCTGCTGCGCATTGGCGTGATAGAGCGCCACGAAATCGTCGCGCAGCGCACTGGCCAGCTGCGCCTTGGCGGTCTTGCGCGCCCAGTGGATGGCATCGACATCGACGACACTCTGCTGCTCGGCGATATAGGCCTCCGAAGGCAGCGTCAGCATCTCGGCCAGCACCGCACGATCGGAAGTGTCGCTCTGGAGAAGGAAGCGATAGGCGGCCAGCAGGCGCTCATCCAGCTGGGCCTCGTGCTCGCCACGCTGCCAGGCCGCCATCAGGTCTTCAAGCGCTGCCATGGCCAGACGCTGGCCGGCATCCCAGCGGTTGAAGCCATCGCTGTCGTGCTGCATCAGGAAGGCCAGCTGCTCACGGCTGTAGTCAAAGGCCAGCTTGACCGGCGCAGAGAAGCCACGCAGCAGCGACGGCACCGGCTCGGCATCGCCGGCAAGGCCGGTGAAGACGAAGGTCTGCTCGGCCTCGGTCAGCTCCAGTACGGTTTCCGTGCCCAGCGCTTCGCCATCGAGGGTCAGCGTGAGATCGCTGCCATCGGCGCCGACCAGCCCCATGCGCACCGGAATCACCAGCGGCAGCTTCTCCGCCTGCCCTGGCGTGGGCGGCGTGGACTGACGCAGCGTGAGGGAATAGGTGCCAGCCTGGGCATCGAAGGCGCCACTGGCGGCGATGTTCGGCGTTCCGGCCTGGGAGTACCAGCGCATGAACTGGCTGAAGTCGCGGCCGGAGGCTTCGCTCATCGCGCTGATGAAGTCCTCGATGGTGGCGGCGCTGCCATCGTTGCGCGCGAAGTAGAGATCACTGCCACGGCGGAAGGCCTCTCCCCCGAGCAGATTGGCAACCATGCGCACCACTTCGGAGCCCTTCTCGTAGATGGTCAGGGTGTAGAAGTTGGAAATCTCGATATAGGAGGCCGGGCGCACCGGGTGTGCGGTGGGGCCGGCATCTTCGGCGAACTGCGCGGTACGCAGCATGGCGACGTCTTCGATACGCTTGACCGGCGCCGAGTTCATGTCGGCGGAGAAGGTCTGGTCACGATAGACGGTGAAGCCTTCCTTCAGGGACAGCTGGAACCAGTCACGGCAGGTGACACGGTTGCCCGACCAGTTGTGGAAGTACTCATGCGCGACCACCCCTTCGACGCGCTGGAAGGCGGCGTCGGTGGTGGTATCGGGGTTGGCCAGCACGCAGGCGCTGTTGAAGATGTTGAGGCCCTTGTTCTCCATCGCGCCCATGTTGAAGTCGTTGACTGCGACGATCATGAAGATGTCGAGATCGTATTCTCGACCGTAGACTTCCTCATCCCACTTCATGGAGGCCTTGAGGGAGTTCATGGCGTGCTGGGTCTTGTCGAGATTTTCCGGCTCGACCCAGATTTCCAGAGCGACGTCACGGCCACTCATGGTGGTGAAGCTGTCGTCATGCTTGACCAGGTCACCCGCCACCAGCGCGAACAGATAGCACGGCTTGGGGTGCGGGTCCTGCCAGGTGACGAAGTGACGACCGCCCTCGCGCTCGCCACGCTCGATGGGATTGCCGTTGGAGAGCAGGATCGGGTAGCTGTCCTTGTCGGCGATGATGGTGGTGGTGAACACCGACATCACGTCCGGGCGGTCCGGGTAGTAGGTGATGCGACGGAAGCCTTCGGCCTCGCACTGGGTGCAGAACATGCCCGAGGACACATAAAGCCCCTCCAGCGCGGTATTCGCGGCCGGATCGATCACCACCACCGTCTCGAGCTCACAGCGGGCCGGCAGGCCGGCCAGCGTCAGGTGAGTCTCGTCGAGCTTGTATTCGTCGCGGCCAAGCGCTCGCCCATCGACACGCACGGATTCCAGCGTCAGATGCTCGCCATTGAGCACCAGCGGCGGCGTGGCATCACTGCCCACGGCGGCATCGGGATTGGCCTCGAGGGTCAGCACGGTCGTCACACGGGTCGCGGACGGTGCCAGATCAAACGTCAGGCGGATGTCCAGCACACGCCAGGCGGGTGCCTGATAATCGGCCAGATGAATCGCAGCAGGTTGTGACATCAAAGACTCCGCAATCAGCGCCGCGGGAGAGGGCTCCTCACGGCAGAAAGACAGCGGACAGCGAGGGAGCAGACACCTCACCTGCCCGCGATGAAGCGCTCATTCGCGCGGAAGGGATTCGCCACTGACGGCAAGGTTCGCCCCCTCGCCCTTGGGCTCCGGGCGCGTCGCCAACCAGAGTGCCAGCAGCGACAGGAAGACCAGCAGCGAGACCTTGACGGCCAGCACTGAGACGGTGAACAGGATGATCAGCATCGAGACGGCCAGCATGCTGACCGCCATGATGCGGGCGCGCAGCGGAATGGCGCGTTCGCGCTCCCAGGCCACCAGTGTCGGCCCGATCTGGGGATGTTCCCGGATGTAGCGCGCAAAGCGCGGTGAACCTCGGCTGGCACAGGCCAGCGCCAGCAGCATGAAGACGGTGGTGGGCAGCAGCGGCAGAAACATGCCAGCGAAGCCGATGCCGAAGAACAACCAGGCCAGGCCAAGCCAGCAGATACGCTTCATGCGCCGAAAGATCATCATGTCGAATCCTCACCACCTGCGGTCACACACCTTGTGCTTCCTGCTATCAGTCAAACGCCAAGTCGTGCATGGGAAAAGTACTTTCTGACTATCCGCCTGATAGCAACTGCGTGCATGGTAACGGGCTTGCCGATATCGCGAAAGGCCACGCCCCCGCCAGGGGGCGTGGACCGGTGTCTGCGCCGGATTCGACGCCGCAGTCGGGCTGCGCTCAGTCGGGCTGCGCTCAGTCGGGCTGCGCCAACTGCCAGAGACGCATGATGGCCTCGCAGCGGTCAGCCAGCAGCTCCGGGGTGCGCGCCAGCGCCTGCTCAAGCGGCATGGCACTGTCACACAGCGTGAAGACGGCACTGACCCCTTCATCATGGGCGGCTTGCCAGCCCTCGGCCAGTCGCCCCGCCAACACGATGGCGGGCACCCCGGCGACTCGCGCGGCTCGCGCCGCACCGATGGGGGTCTTGCCGCCCAGGCTCTGGCCATCCAGACCGCCTTCCCCGGTGATCAGCAGATCACAGCCCACCAGACGCTCGCTCACCTTGAGGCGCTCCATCACCAGCTCGATGCCCGGGCGCAATTCACCATGCAACCAGGCCGCCACCGCGAAGCCCATGCCGCCTGCAGCCCCTGCACCGGCCAGCTGTTGCTGATCCGCACCCAGCACTTCAGCGCTGAGGCGAGCGAAGTGGGCCAGTGCCGCATCCAGCTCCTCGACCACCGCGGCATCGGCGCCCTTCTGCGGGCCGAACACGGCGCTCGCGCCGCGCGGGCCACACAGGGGGTTGTCGACATCGACCGCGGCAGACACCTTGAGGTTGGCCAGGCGTGGGTCCAGCGCAGTGACGTCAAGGCTCGCCAGACGCGCGAGGGCCGCGCCTCCCGCGGGCAGCTCTTCCCCCTCAGCGTCGAGCAGACGCAGCCCGAGCGCGCGCAGCATGCCGCTGCCGCCATCGTTGGTGGCGCTGCCGCCCAGCGTGATGATCAACCGCTCGGCACCGGCGTCCAGCGCCGCCAGGATCAGCTCGCCCACGCCATGCGTATCGGCGACCCGCGCGTCGCGCTCATCAAGGCTGACCAGATGCAGGCCACTGGCTTCGGCCAGCTCGACGATGGCCGTGCGGCTACCCGGCTGCCAGCCCCACTGGGCGGTGACCTCACGTCCAAGCGGATCTCGCACCTGAGCGCTGCGCGCCTCGATGGGGTCTGCTTCACTGGCTGCCGCCAACAACGCCGCCAACGTGCCCTCACCGCCATCGCCCAGCGGGCAGAGGTCGATCTGTGCCTCGGGCAGTACCCGGCGAACACCACGCGCCATGGCGTCGGCGGCATCACTGGCTGCCAGAGCTTCCTTGAAGCTGTCAGGAGCAATCAACAGGCGCGGCGCACCGGCAGAATTTGAGGAACCAGAAGTAGCGGAGACAGCAGCAGCGGAGACAGTCATGCAGACATTCCTTGTCGAAGGTGAAGGAGCGAATGGGGTGACTCAGTGCAAGATATTCCCATGATACGCTGTCATTGGTGCCATGCGGGACCCTGAAACGCAAACTGCCACCCGTCGGTCTCCCGAGGGTGGCAGTGGCAGCTCAGGCTGACAGTGGCGCTTACTTGACCAGACGCGTCTCGGTGGGCGCCAGCGTGACCTTGCCTTCGCGCTTCAGGTGACCGATGGCGCGCTTGAAGTTGGCCTTGCTGGCACCGAAGGCTTCACTGATGGCTTCCGGCTCGCTCTTGTCGCCCAGCGGCAGCACGCCCTGACTGGCTTCCAGCGCGGCCAGAATGCGGTCCGCCAGCTGCTGATGGCCAGCCGGGCCCGGCGCCTGCGGCGTGAGATCGATATTGCCGTTGCCGTCATTCTTCAACACCCACAGACGCAGACGGTTGCCGATGCGCAGACGCGTGAAGATACGGTCGTGGTGCACCAGGCCCCAATGGGCGTTGTCGATGATGATCTTCATGCCCAGGTCGGTGCGCGCAGCGACCAGACCGGAGACTTCCTGGCCCACCGCGTAGGTGGCCGGGGTCTTGTCGAGCCAGCGATCCAGTCGCATCGAGGCGACCATGCGGTCACTGTGCTTGTCGAGACCGACGTGCACCATGGCGAACTGACCGGCCTTGAGCTCACGCTTGCGCTCGCCGTAGGGCAGCAGCAGATCCTTGCCCAGGCCATTGTCGAGGAAGGTGCCGATATCATTGACCTCGACCACCTTGAGCGCGGCGAATTCACCGACCATGGCACGCGGATAGCGCGTAGTGGCCAGCAGGCGGTCTTCATCATCGAGGCTGACGAAGACGTCGACTTCGTCACCGATGTCGGCCCCCGCCGGAATGAAAGGTGTCGGCAGCAGGATTTCCCCGCGATCTCCACCATCAAGGAAGACGCCGAAGCCGACCCGCTTGGTGATCGTCAGGGTGTTGCGCTGGCCGATAGCGAGCGGAGCAGACATATAACCTCTCTTTGCGCGTAGGCGGGTGCCGTAGCGGCCCGCATGGCGCAGATATCACGTACGAATAGGGTGAAACGCTTTGAAAGCGACGCGTCCGGTCGTCTCGAGTGATGCACCGAGCTGGACGAACGTAGCCCCAGCGACGAGACATGACGCTTTCAAAGCGAATCCGTTGATCCAGAAAACATGCGAGTCAGTGACTCTCACGACACCGCAAATGAGCGAGTCAAACGAAGACAGCACCGCACGCCGATAGCGAACGGTGCTGATAATGGCGACCGCCAGTCACTTGCGCGCTGGATCAGTCGCGGAAGTTGTTGAACTGCAGCGGCAGCTCGATACTCTCATCGCCCTTGAGCAGTGCCATGGCGCCCTGCAGGTCGTCACGCTTCTTGCCGGTGACGCGGACCTTCTCGCCCTGGATCTGCGCCTGGACCTTGAGCTTGGCATCCTTGAGCGCCTTGACGATCTTCTTGGCGGTCGGCTGGTCCAGTCCCTGACGCAGCACCAGCTGCTGACGGGCACGCACGCCAGCGGTGTCGGCGTCCTTCTCTTCCAGGCAGCGCACGTCGATGCCGCGCGCGATCAGACGGCCCTTGAGCAGTTCGACCATCTGACGCAACTGGAAATCGGCATCGGCTTCCAGATTGACGTTCTCTTCCTTCTCGAGTTCGAAGCTGGCAGTCACGCCCTTGAAATCGAAGCGCGTCGCGAGTTCGCGATTGGCCTGATCGACGGCATTCTGAACCTCGTGCTTGTCGAGTTCGGAGACAATATCGAATGACGGCATGGGAGCGATTCCTTTGAAGCCATGAAGAATAAACAGCGCATCCTAGCCCATGGGGGCCACGCGCGCCATGCCCCCGGCTCAGGCGGCGCCGGCATTCACCGTCGAGGGCGACCCCGGGTGCGCTTCACCGGCATCACCGGCCGCGAGTTTTTGAGCCACCGGCGCCGGCGAATCCAGCGTCAGTGCCTTGCGCATCTTCCAGGCGGCCGCCCCATCGGCATAGTAATCGCGCAGGCGACCACACTTCTCGAAGCCGTGACGCTCGTAGAGTGCGATCGCCGCGCCATTGCCGGTGTGCACCTCAAGATCGAACTGCGTACAGCCCTGGGCGACGGCCAGCTGCTCAAGCGATGTCAGCATGCGCTGGGCAAGGCCGCGGCCACGCGATTCCGGATGCAGGCAGAAGGAGTAGAGTCGCGCCCGGCGTGAATTGCTCCGAAACAGCACGGTACCGTAGCCGAGCACGCTGCGCAGCGGCGTGGCGTCATCACGCTCGACGCTTCCGGCTGGCCATAGCGCCGCCATGACATCGTCCACCGCCGGTACGGACGGAATGACATCGTCATCGGGCTGGATGATCACCAGGGTACGGGCATGGGCACGCAGAATCAGATGGGACAGCTGACGACGACTGAACCAGTCGCTGTCGAAACTGACTTCCTCGAGCTCTACCAGAGCATCGAGATCGGCCCGGATGGCCGGGCGCAGAATGGGGGTCATGGTGCAGGCTCTCCCGCCTGTCAGCGCCCTGACGCTGCTTGATGTTCAGCGTGTCGCGGGGCAGTAGCAATGCGCTGCATTCTGGGCATGCAGGCGCGTCTTGTCTTGGTCTCTTTGCATGAAATTATTTCACTTTCCAGCCTATTGCGATGACGGAGATTGTTTCTCATGATGCGCGCATTCGGCACCGCTTCGGTGCCCGCCTTGCGAGGCTTCGCAATGTCCCGCCTGCGTATCGTGGTTGACCGTGTGTCTGACTGGCGCGCCTTCTATCCCAGTGATGATGTCATCAGCGCCCATGACTTTCTTTCCGAACTCTCAAGCGATGCGCCAGCCCAGCGCGCCGACGATGCGCCGCAGCCCGCCACCCACGTCATCAATCTGTGCGGCGGGCTGGATTATCTGGGCATCGGCTATTATGTCTCGCTGCTGGCCCAGGCGCGCGGTCAGAAGGCGTTGCCGTCAGTGGAGACCCTCAATCAGCTGTCACGCAAGTCGCTGATCGACATGGAACTGGGCGGCATCCGCGTGCTGCTCGAGGAGCTGACACGCAAGGGCGCCCTGCCCGCCCCGCAAAACGTGACGCATGGGGCTGGCAAGCCGCCACGACTCGACCTGCTGCTGACCTTCGGCGAGAGCGCAGACCCCGCGCTTGCGCGTCTCGCACGCAAGCTGTTCGAGCGCCTGCCCTGCCCGCTGCTGGAGGTGCGTCTTGAAGGCCGAAGCGATCATTGGGTGCTCAAGCGGGTGCGCCCGCAATCCCTGAGCCACCTGGCAGCGGCGGATGAAGACCGCTTCGCCCAGGCGCTCAATCGCCATTCACGCAAGGTGTGGCGCACGCCCAAGGCCCGCCGCCATTACCGTTTCGATCTCGCCATGCTGGTCGACCCGGACGAGGCGCTGCCGCCGTCGAACCGCACCGCGCTCAAGCATTTCATCCGCGAAGGACGGCGCCTGGGCATCGATGTCAGCCTGATCACCCGGCGCGATGAAGGCCGTCTGGCCGAGTTCGATGGCCTGTTCATCCGCGAGACGACCAGTCTGGATCACCACACCTATCGCATGGCCAAGCGTGCCGAGCACGAAGGGCTGGTGGTGATCGATGACAGCCAGTCGATTCTGCGCTGCACCAACAAGGTCTTCCTGCATGAGCTTCTCAAGGCACGTGGTCTGAGTGCCCCGCAGGGTCGCCTGATCCATCGGGGCGAACTGCGCCAGCTGGCCGAACGCGGTCAGCACATGCGCTACCCGCTGGTGATGAAAGTGCCGGATGGTGCCTTCTCGCGCGGCATCGTCAAGATCGATGGCCCGGAGACACTGGTACGCGAAGCCGAGCGGCTGTTCCAGGATTCCGCCCTGCTGCTGTTGCAGGAGTGGCTACCGACCGAGTTCGACTGGCGCATCGGCGTGCTCGACGGCAAGCTGCTGTTCGCCAGCCGTTACTACATGGCGCGCGGCCATTGGCAGATCTACGACCACAGCGGCGCGCGTACCCGCTCCGGCGGCTTCGCGACGGTCGACCCGAGCGAGGTGCCAGCGGCCGTGATCAAGGCGGCCCTGAAGGCGACCCGCCTGATCGGCGACGGCCTCTACGGCGTCGACTTGAAGCAGCTGGAGGACCGCGTGGTGGTCATCGAGGTCAACGACAACCCGAATCTGGATGCCGGAGTCGAGGATGTGGTGCTGGGACGCGAGCTCTACCGGCGCGTGATGCAGGTCTTTCTGGCACGCATGCAGGCACGCCGTCAGCCCGTGCTGGGCTGACGTGGTCCTGGTCCGATCGCGAAGCGCCCTGACACGACACGGCGAAGCGTCCTGACACGACGTAGCGAAACGCCCTGAAACGACAATGCCCGCGCTCCTGTGAAGGAGCGCGGGCATTGTGCTGCGAGCGTCACGCAATCTCAGGCGTGGATCATGCCTCGCCGAGCTGGGCCTCGATCTCGTAGCCGGTGAACTTGCGCAGATTGATCACGCCGCTGTCGAGAATCAGATACTGCCCCTTGAGGCCTTCGAGCACGCCTTCCACTACCGGCGTCTTGTCAAAGTTGAACGAGGTGACCTTGGTCGGCGCGCTGCGCACCGGAAACTCGAAGGCCAGCGCCGTGGTGTCCAGCACCCGGATGGCACCCTCGCCGCAATGCGCCTGAAGCGCCGCCAGGCCCTCCGACATCTGCTCGAGCAGCGCATCACGTTCCGCTTCCAGATCCAGCTCGGCCACATCGCCCTTGAGCATCGCCCGCCAGTTGGTGCGGTCGTTCAGCGCCTGCTTGAACAGCACCTCGACCAGCCCCGACTGCAGGCGATTGGACACCTCGACGATGGGCAGCGCCTGGATGGCACCCTGATCGAACCAGCGTGTCGGCATCTGGGTCTTGCGCGTGATGCCGACCTTGAGGCCGGAGGAGTTGGCCAGATAGACGATATGCGGCTGGAAGCAGTGCTCCTCGCCCCACTGCGGATCACGGCAGGTACCTTCGGCGTAGTGGCAGGTCTCCGGCTTCATGATGCAGCCATCGCACTGCGGCAGCTTGCGAAAGCACGGATAGCAATGCCCCTGGGCGAAGCTCTTCTTGGTCTTGCGACCGCAATGGCTGCAGTGGATCTGACCGGAGAAACTCAGGCGCACCTTGTGGCCGATATAGGCATTCAGCGGCTGGGTGGTCTCCCCCAGCCGCAGGCCATAGCTGGCCGCCAGCGGCTCCCGCGTGACCGACAGCGAGTCAGGCGCAGTATCGATCGTCGGCACCTCGCCGGCGGGCACGATGGACATCTTGCGGAGGTTGCCACTCAGCGTGATGGGTGCCGCAGCCTGAGCACTGACTTCCTGAACCGTGCCAGAGGCCTCATCCGCGCTCAGGGCATCATCCAGCGTCAGTTGACCCACTTGATCTGCTCCAGCTCATCGCTTGCAGCGCTGTCATCATCACGCGGCCCACAGGTACCGTTGTCGATGAAGCCGA comes from bacterium Scap17 and encodes:
- a CDS encoding GNAT family N-acetyltransferase produces the protein MTPILRPAIRADLDALVELEEVSFDSDWFSRRQLSHLILRAHARTLVIIQPDDDVIPSVPAVDDVMAALWPAGSVERDDATPLRSVLGYGTVLFRSNSRRARLYSFCLHPESRGRGLAQRMLTSLEQLAVAQGCTQFDLEVHTGNGAAIALYERHGFEKCGRLRDYYADGAAAWKMRKALTLDSPAPVAQKLAAGDAGEAHPGSPSTVNAGAA
- a CDS encoding RimK family protein encodes the protein MSRLRIVVDRVSDWRAFYPSDDVISAHDFLSELSSDAPAQRADDAPQPATHVINLCGGLDYLGIGYYVSLLAQARGQKALPSVETLNQLSRKSLIDMELGGIRVLLEELTRKGALPAPQNVTHGAGKPPRLDLLLTFGESADPALARLARKLFERLPCPLLEVRLEGRSDHWVLKRVRPQSLSHLAAADEDRFAQALNRHSRKVWRTPKARRHYRFDLAMLVDPDEALPPSNRTALKHFIREGRRLGIDVSLITRRDEGRLAEFDGLFIRETTSLDHHTYRMAKRAEHEGLVVIDDSQSILRCTNKVFLHELLKARGLSAPQGRLIHRGELRQLAERGQHMRYPLVMKVPDGAFSRGIVKIDGPETLVREAERLFQDSALLLLQEWLPTEFDWRIGVLDGKLLFASRYYMARGHWQIYDHSGARTRSGGFATVDPSEVPAAVIKAALKATRLIGDGLYGVDLKQLEDRVVVIEVNDNPNLDAGVEDVVLGRELYRRVMQVFLARMQARRQPVLG
- a CDS encoding DUF2797 domain-containing protein produces the protein MSIVPAGEVPTIDTAPDSLSVTREPLAASYGLRLGETTQPLNAYIGHKVRLSFSGQIHCSHCGRKTKKSFAQGHCYPCFRKLPQCDGCIMKPETCHYAEGTCRDPQWGEEHCFQPHIVYLANSSGLKVGITRKTQMPTRWFDQGAIQALPIVEVSNRLQSGLVEVLFKQALNDRTNWRAMLKGDVAELDLEAERDALLEQMSEGLAALQAHCGEGAIRVLDTTALAFEFPVRSAPTKVTSFNFDKTPVVEGVLEGLKGQYLILDSGVINLRKFTGYEIEAQLGEA
- a CDS encoding GntR family transcriptional regulator; amino-acid sequence: MSAPLAIGQRNTLTITKRVGFGVFLDGGDRGEILLPTPFIPAGADIGDEVDVFVSLDDEDRLLATTRYPRAMVGEFAALKVVEVNDIGTFLDNGLGKDLLLPYGERKRELKAGQFAMVHVGLDKHSDRMVASMRLDRWLDKTPATYAVGQEVSGLVAARTDLGMKIIIDNAHWGLVHHDRIFTRLRIGNRLRLWVLKNDGNGNIDLTPQAPGPAGHQQLADRILAALEASQGVLPLGDKSEPEAISEAFGASKANFKRAIGHLKREGKVTLAPTETRLVK
- a CDS encoding YajQ family cyclic di-GMP-binding protein, which produces MPSFDIVSELDKHEVQNAVDQANRELATRFDFKGVTASFELEKEENVNLEADADFQLRQMVELLKGRLIARGIDVRCLEEKDADTAGVRARQQLVLRQGLDQPTAKKIVKALKDAKLKVQAQIQGEKVRVTGKKRDDLQGAMALLKGDESIELPLQFNNFRD
- the pepN gene encoding aminopeptidase N; its protein translation is MSQPAAIHLADYQAPAWRVLDIRLTFDLAPSATRVTTVLTLEANPDAAVGSDATPPLVLNGEHLTLESVRVDGRALGRDEYKLDETHLTLAGLPARCELETVVVIDPAANTALEGLYVSSGMFCTQCEAEGFRRITYYPDRPDVMSVFTTTIIADKDSYPILLSNGNPIERGEREGGRHFVTWQDPHPKPCYLFALVAGDLVKHDDSFTTMSGRDVALEIWVEPENLDKTQHAMNSLKASMKWDEEVYGREYDLDIFMIVAVNDFNMGAMENKGLNIFNSACVLANPDTTTDAAFQRVEGVVAHEYFHNWSGNRVTCRDWFQLSLKEGFTVYRDQTFSADMNSAPVKRIEDVAMLRTAQFAEDAGPTAHPVRPASYIEISNFYTLTIYEKGSEVVRMVANLLGGEAFRRGSDLYFARNDGSAATIEDFISAMSEASGRDFSQFMRWYSQAGTPNIAASGAFDAQAGTYSLTLRQSTPPTPGQAEKLPLVIPVRMGLVGADGSDLTLTLDGEALGTETVLELTEAEQTFVFTGLAGDAEPVPSLLRGFSAPVKLAFDYSREQLAFLMQHDSDGFNRWDAGQRLAMAALEDLMAAWQRGEHEAQLDERLLAAYRFLLQSDTSDRAVLAEMLTLPSEAYIAEQQSVVDVDAIHWARKTAKAQLASALRDDFVALYHANAQQGDYAPTFEQMARRSLKNAALSYLMSIEDEEGVRLAQAQLAAAHNMTDVRAALTMLVHSSRTDLGDPALKSFAERWSHDPLVMDQWFSIQVTRPQADVLDRVRFLMEHPAFSLTNPNKVRALIGAFAGQNRVNFHRLDGEGYRLLADVVIELNRLNPEIAARIITPLTRYKRFDAKRQDLMKAELERIRGEKLSNNLYEVVEKALA
- a CDS encoding glycerate kinase; amino-acid sequence: MTVSAAAVSATSGSSNSAGAPRLLIAPDSFKEALAASDAADAMARGVRRVLPEAQIDLCPLGDGGEGTLAALLAAASEADPIEARSAQVRDPLGREVTAQWGWQPGSRTAIVELAEASGLHLVSLDERDARVADTHGVGELILAALDAGAERLIITLGGSATNDGGSGMLRALGLRLLDAEGEELPAGGAALARLASLDVTALDPRLANLKVSAAVDVDNPLCGPRGASAVFGPQKGADAAVVEELDAALAHFARLSAEVLGADQQQLAGAGAAGGMGFAVAAWLHGELRPGIELVMERLKVSERLVGCDLLITGEGGLDGQSLGGKTPIGAARAARVAGVPAIVLAGRLAEGWQAAHDEGVSAVFTLCDSAMPLEQALARTPELLADRCEAIMRLWQLAQPD
- a CDS encoding DUF454 domain-containing protein, with the translated sequence MIFRRMKRICWLGLAWLFFGIGFAGMFLPLLPTTVFMLLALACASRGSPRFARYIREHPQIGPTLVAWERERAIPLRARIMAVSMLAVSMLIILFTVSVLAVKVSLLVFLSLLALWLATRPEPKGEGANLAVSGESLPRE